Genomic segment of Paenibacillus sp. FSL R5-0623:
ACGAGAATACCTCAGGCCTTGAAGGGCCTTGGGAGACTTATGCGCGTATGGTTACTTTGCGTACACCCAAGCATCTGACTTCCATCGATCTGGGTATTCCTTCGTTAACCTTTCGCTCATGGTGGGAAGCACAGGTGGGGCCTGAAGGTTGGGAAGAGGTAGACAAGATCCCGCGTGGAGACTGGATGAATTATTTGCGCTGGTATCGGGAAGTATTGAATCTGCCTGTTCTTAATGAGATAGAATTGACGCTTGTTGAGCCTATGGAGAACGGAATACATCGACTTCATGTGAATAAGGCAGGAACTCAGATGGACGTTATCCTTGCTCGCAAAGTAGTGTTTGCTACGGGAATACAAGGTGGTGGAGAGTGGCATGTGCCATCCATGATTGCGGATAGATTACCTCGGGATCGGTATGCCCATACGTCGGAAGCGATTGATTTTGATCGATTGAAAGGTAAAAGGGTGGCTGTGCTTGGCGGCGGTGCCTCTGCATTCGATAATGCGAGTTATGCCCTTGCCACGGGTGTGGCGGAAGCTCATGTATTTGTACGGCGGGAACAACTGCCTAGTGTTAATCCCATTCGTCAGATGGAACAATCCGGTATGATTGAGCGATATCACGCTCTTCCGGTTGCGGATAAATATGAAGTGATCTCTCATTTCTTCAAATTCAATCAACCGCCAACCAACGATACGTTTAATCGTGCGGCAGCCTGGCCTGGATTCGAACTACATTTGAATTCGCCTTGGCTGAGTGTAGAAGCGACGGACCAAGGTGCGATTGTGCACACGGCAAAGGGAGCATTTACGTTTGATTTTCTGATTATTAGCACAGGTCTGCTTAGTGATCCGGCACTCCGTCCTGAACTGAAGCTTGTGGAGCCATACATCGCGCGCTGGGAGGACTGTTATCAGGCTCCGCCAGAGCATCGCAATGCATTGCTGGATGCACATCCTTACCTGAGTTCTGGGTTTGCAATGACCAGCAGGAGTGAACAGGGTGAGAAACCGTTGCATGGACTGTTTGTATTCAACTACTCTGCACTTGCCAGCTGTGGTCTGTCGGCATCGGCAATATCGGGAACCAAGAGCGCAGTGCCGAAACTAGTCTCTGCGATAGCCGATCAGTTGTTCCTCGATGATCGGGAGATTATTTTGCAGCAATTCTATGCGTATGAAGAAGAGGAATTTACGGCTACATGGGTGAAAAGTGGTGCCCTCGGCTAAATGAAAACACTGCATAAGTTAGTGAACGTGTGGCATCTGATGCTGCACGTTTTTTTAATTTTTACAGGATGAAGGTTACACTTGCCTCTAATTTGTTGTAAAATGTCGGTTGGAACATGTTAAAGGCAGGGATAATAGATGAATGAAATGAACTATGAACAATTTAGAGCTCACTTGAAGAAAGCGTCGCGTAAACGAAATGTACCTTTGATTAAGATCGTAGCATTTCAAGAGAAATACATGAAGATTGAAGAAGTTCAATTTTACGATGTGGAACAAAATCATATGAGTGTTCAGGCCTGCAATACGTTGTGGATGCATCTGGAGAATAAATCGTTCCGTAATATGGTGTCCCAACATTTGCAGTTTTATAGAGACATGGAGAACCTGGGTCGGCATTCCTTTGAGAATCTGATCAAAGAACTATATGATACGTCTGTTCCTGTGCTGCTCGATTACAATCCCGCTCATTATTACACCTCGGGGCAG
This window contains:
- a CDS encoding NAD(P)-binding domain-containing protein; this translates as MSLEDLNERVKKDLAYLSFGGSNWVRPREHADGHVYDVVIVGGGQSGLGAAFGLLRERISNILVIDENTSGLEGPWETYARMVTLRTPKHLTSIDLGIPSLTFRSWWEAQVGPEGWEEVDKIPRGDWMNYLRWYREVLNLPVLNEIELTLVEPMENGIHRLHVNKAGTQMDVILARKVVFATGIQGGGEWHVPSMIADRLPRDRYAHTSEAIDFDRLKGKRVAVLGGGASAFDNASYALATGVAEAHVFVRREQLPSVNPIRQMEQSGMIERYHALPVADKYEVISHFFKFNQPPTNDTFNRAAAWPGFELHLNSPWLSVEATDQGAIVHTAKGAFTFDFLIISTGLLSDPALRPELKLVEPYIARWEDCYQAPPEHRNALLDAHPYLSSGFAMTSRSEQGEKPLHGLFVFNYSALASCGLSASAISGTKSAVPKLVSAIADQLFLDDREIILQQFYAYEEEEFTATWVKSGALG